Proteins encoded by one window of Selenomonadales bacterium:
- the spoIVB gene encoding SpoIVB peptidase, which produces MRKKRPVIGIIVAFFIIAFSISPQMRSLYAMPERVLMFEEGGTVAELPYPLTITMSEECQEVARVSGEGRSGSSPHLVVRLFDFIPVKQIAVEQRPALKVLAGGHSIGVTMQMSGVLVVGFSTVTNASGEEKEPARDVGVRIGDRIVTINNTPIDDDKKVAELVQQCGKIGQDVSIGIVRDGAEDTLICQPVFCAETQSYRIGLFVRDTALGIGTLTFCEPTTGSYGALGHVITDSDTNEEVVCASGTIMPATVSIVHHGMIGHPGEKIGTTWEGAETWGTITKNTRCGIYGTMSVKVKNPFYPEVLPIASHSQVREGRAQILTVVDGEKIESFEIEIEKLRHQGSHAEKGMVLHVTDDSLLTRTGGIVQGMSGSPIIQDGKLVGAVTHVLVNDPTRGYGIFIENMIEEIE; this is translated from the coding sequence GTGAGAAAGAAGCGTCCTGTTATTGGCATTATCGTTGCTTTTTTTATCATTGCTTTTTCGATTTCTCCGCAGATGCGTTCACTTTATGCGATGCCTGAACGAGTGTTGATGTTTGAAGAAGGGGGTACAGTGGCGGAACTTCCGTATCCGTTGACGATCACAATGTCGGAAGAGTGTCAAGAAGTTGCTCGGGTATCGGGAGAGGGTAGGTCAGGATCTTCGCCGCATCTTGTTGTGCGGCTTTTTGATTTTATTCCTGTTAAGCAGATCGCCGTAGAGCAAAGACCTGCGCTCAAGGTTTTGGCGGGCGGTCATTCGATCGGCGTTACGATGCAGATGAGCGGTGTGCTGGTGGTTGGCTTTTCAACGGTTACGAATGCGAGTGGAGAGGAAAAAGAACCTGCACGTGATGTCGGTGTGCGTATCGGAGATCGAATCGTGACGATCAATAATACGCCGATTGATGATGATAAAAAGGTTGCCGAGCTGGTACAGCAATGCGGAAAAATCGGACAAGATGTCAGCATTGGTATTGTGCGTGACGGAGCGGAAGATACGCTCATCTGTCAGCCTGTATTTTGTGCAGAAACACAGTCATATCGGATAGGGTTGTTCGTGCGAGATACGGCACTCGGCATCGGGACGCTGACTTTTTGTGAACCGACAACAGGCAGTTACGGTGCGCTCGGTCATGTGATAACCGACAGTGATACGAATGAAGAAGTTGTATGTGCGTCGGGTACGATCATGCCTGCAACAGTTTCTATCGTTCATCATGGTATGATAGGTCATCCGGGAGAGAAGATCGGTACTACGTGGGAAGGCGCAGAAACGTGGGGAACAATAACGAAGAATACGCGATGCGGTATCTACGGTACGATGTCGGTAAAGGTGAAAAATCCGTTTTATCCCGAAGTACTTCCGATCGCTTCGCACAGTCAAGTGCGAGAGGGGCGGGCGCAGATACTAACGGTCGTAGATGGTGAGAAAATAGAATCATTCGAAATAGAGATTGAAAAACTGCGTCACCAGGGAAGTCATGCAGAAAAAGGAATGGTACTGCACGTTACAGACGACTCTCTTCTTACTCGGACAGGCGGTATCGTGCAAGGAATGAGCGGCAGTCCAATC